Genomic window (Thermodesulfobacteriota bacterium):
TGTGCTCCATTGCCACTGTTCAAAGGCGACCGATTGCTCTTATTCATCGCAATTGTTCCTCGGAGTGGAGAGGGAAATGAAAGGAAAAATCCTCCCTACCCCTCCTTTGCCAAAGGAGGTAATTGAATAGCAAAGGATGAGATTGCCCCCGGATCGGTGTCCGGGGCAGGCGGGGCTCATTCTGAGCCTCGCAAAGACAGATCGAAACCGGATTCCGGATCGGGCGCGGGAATGACAAATTTGTTGTCGGCGGTTAAGCTCTTGCGGCGTGGAGGAGCTATCGTCGTGACCGGCAGCCGGAGATCGGGATTTATCCGGATACTCCCTCTCTATATAGTGATATTCGTGGGGTTTTTCGGCTACAGCCTGATGATAACCATATTCACGCCGCTGATACTCGACAACAGCGGGGGCATCCTCGACTCGCTCCCGTTCAAAGTCGACAGGTCAGTGGTGCTGGGCGTGCTGCTCATGCTCTATCCGCTGGGGCAGTTCCTGGGCTCCCCCGTGCTGGGCGCGATGTCGGACAGGTTCGGCAGGAGGCCGATACTGCTCATCTCGCTGGTTGTTATCGCGTTATGCTATGCCCTCTTCGCTTTTTCGCTCCAGATGAGCAACCTTCCCGCCGTGATGATTATCTCTATCATAATGGGGCTCGCCGATGCGGACATAGTGACCGCGCAGAGCGCGATCGCTGACGTGAGCACGCAGGAGAACAGGAGCAGGCTGTTCGGATACATATACCTGAGCGCGAGCAGCGCATACGTCGCGGGACCGCTCTTCGGAGGGAAGCTCGCCGACCCGTCGATACTGCCCTGGTTCGATTACGCGACGCCATACTGGGCGGTTTTCTTTCTCCTCATTCTCACGGTCTCGCTGACCTTCTTCGTGTTCAGGGAGACGCGAGTGCCCGGGGAAGGGGCTAAGACGGGCTACTTCGAAGCCTTCACGAACATGCTGACAATATTCTCGCCCGGGCGTATCAGGATCATTTATCTCGTCAACTTTCTCATATACTTTTCCATATTCGGGTTTTTCCGCTCATATCCGATGTATCTCGTGGACCGCTACCACATGGACGTGGGCAGGGTGTCCGACTTCATAGCATGGGTGGCGGTGCCGATAGTGTTCGCCAACCTGTGGCTGACGGGGTACCTGGCGAAGCGGTTCCAGCCGCGGAGGATAACCATATACTCGACGCTGCTCTTCGGGGTACTCACGTTTGCGATAATCCTCCCCTCGCGCGAAGGGGCGCTATGGGTGACGCTGTTCCTGCCGGGCCTCGCGCTCGCCGTGGCGCTGCCCGCGTGCGCGTCGATGCTGTCGCTCATGGTGAGCGCGGACGAGCAGGGGGGCGTGCTCGGGAATAACCAGTCGCTCCAGGTTGGGGCGGAAGCGCTCTCGGGGTTCGCCGCGGGGCTTCTCGCGGCGATCGTCATAGAGATGCCGCTTATGGCGCTGGCAGGAGTTGCGGTGTTTGCCGCGGTTCTCCTGGCTGTGGAGGGGAGGAAAAGAGAAGGATGAGATTGCCGCGGTCACCAAAAGCGTAATTTGGCTCGTGTGACCCTCGTGCATAAATTGATGAGCGTGCTTACCGTCGGCCGATAGTGATCAGTTCTTACACACGTTCAGAACCGTTCCTCGCAAAGACAAAAACTACAAATCCTCCCTAACCCTCCTTTTTCTAAGGAGGGAATTAAAATAAAAGGCGATATTGCCGCGCTTCCGACTTCGTAAATAAACTCCGCCGGACAAGACGTTCGCAATGACAGAGATTGAGGTAAACCCCCACCCGTGCCCTCCCCCTTGAGAAAGGGGGAGGGAATTCAAGGTATCGCGGCTGGAAGCCGCTCCTACAGTTTATTAAAGACTGGATTCCCGATAGAGATTTAGTTTATTTCACTAAGTCTCATAGATAATAGACATCTAAGCAATTAGCCAGCAGTGACCGATTGCAAATTTGTATTGATGTGCCTCTTGCCAACTATAGTAACACCCCAATAATCAGCCGGTAGTGACCAGTTCTTACGCCTGCTCAGAACTGTTGCTCACAACTGTTCCCCCTCCATTGAGGGGGAGGGAAATGAAAGATGCGTCAATTGGCACCTGAACGGACTCAGGGCTGAGCAACGGTTAACCTGATACCCTCATCTTGCTTATTACGTTATTTCTGCTATAGTAGAAATATGAAACTAAAGAGGCAGAGGAAAAGCGTAGAGCGCCTGGCCGACATGATATCAGCCATGGGGAACGAGCATAGGCTCATGATAATGAGGCTCCTCCTGCAATCCCACCCGGAGGGCATGGTAGTGGGGGACATACAGTCGGAGCTGGGGATACCGGGCTCCACGCTGTCCCACCACCTGGAGAAACTGAAGATAGCGGGGCTCGCGAGCGTCAGGAGGGAGAGCCAGTTCCTGAGATATAGGGCCGAGGCGCAGGCGCTCGGGGAGATTCTCGCGTTCCTGTTCTCCGAGTGCTGCGCGCGCAGCTCGCTCATAGAGGCCGAATCATTTATTTCGTTCTGCAGGAAGGAGAGCAAATCATGATCAGGCAGAAGGTGCTTTTCGTATGCGTCCATAACTCGGCGCGGAGCCAGATGGCGGAGGAGCTGCTGAGGAAGATCGCGGGGGACAGGTTCGAGGTCGAAAGCGCAGGGCTCGAGCCGGGGAAGCTCAACACGTACGCGGTCGCCGCGCTCAAGGAAGAGGGGATAGATATTTCAGGGAAAGAGACCGTGTCCGCGTTCGACCTGCTCAAGCAGGGGCGCTATTACACGTACGTAGTAACCGTATGCGACGAGGCTTCGGCCGAGACCTGCCCGATATTCCCCGGATGCAGGGAGAGGCTCCACTGGAGCTTCCCCGATCCGTCGAAGTTCACAGGAACCGACGAGGAGATCATGGAGCGGGTGAGGGAAGTGAGGGACCGGATAAAGGACAAAATCGCCGAATGGGTCGCGGACGTCGGAAGAGAAAATAAAAGAAAGGGATTGAAAGCGGTCTGACTCCGTCTCTACACGCTAAAGGGGTGATACCCGTTCAACCCTTCGATCCCCCTACGACTCATAACATGCGGTCGACGTGCCGAAGTCAGGGCGGACGGGTCTTCTTGGATGGATGAATGAGAGGTAACACCCCCACCCTGTCCCCCTTCGCCGAGGCTTCGGGGGACATGCCCTCCCCCCTTGATAGGGGGAGGGAAATGATATCAAGATGTCTAATTCAACATTTTGCTAGTCTTATTGAGAGGAGGATATATCCGGGATGAAGGAGTCTGTTCGTCTCTATTTCACGGAAGGGCTCGGGACGTTTTTTCTCGTATTCGCCGCAACGGGCGCAATAATCGTAAACGGTTTATACGAAGGCGAGATCACGCACGCGGGCGTGGCGGCGGTCTGGGGGCTCACGGTGATGTCGGTAATCTACGCCGTCGGGGACGTCTCGGGCGCGCACATTAACCCCGCAGTCACGCTCGGGTTCTGGATAGCGCGCAGGTTTCCCGGAGAAAGAGTCGCACCCTACATCCTAAGCCAGTGCGCGGGGGCTATAGCCGCAAGCTTCGTGTTATCTCTTTTGTTCGGAAGGGATACGAACCTCGGGGCGACGGTGCCCGAAGGACCGGAAATGCAGTCGTTCGCGCTCGAGATACTGCTCACGTTCTTCCTCATGTTCGTGATACTGAGCGTGGCCGCGGGGAGCAAGGAGAAGGGGATAATGGCCGGGATCGCGATCGGGGCGGTAGTGGGGCTCGAGGCGATGTTCGCGGGTCCGGTATCGGGAGCGTCGATGAACCCGGCGAGGTCGCTCGGGCCCGCGCTCGTTTCGTTTCACCTCTCGCATCTCTGGATATACCTGACGGCGCCGCTCATCGGGGCAGCGCTGGCGGTGCCGGCGTTCGGGGTTGTTTACGGGCGGGCGAGCGGAGGGGAATAAAGAGAAAGGATGAGATTGCCGCGGTCACCAAAAGCGTAATTTGGCTCGTGTGACCCTCGTGCATAAATTGATGAGCGTGCTTGCCGTCGGCCGATAGTGATCGGTTCTTACACACGTTCAGAACCGTTCATCGCAAAGACAAAAACTACAAATCCTCCCTAACCCTCCTTTTCCAAAGGAGGGAATGAAAGGCACAAGGCGAGATTCCCGATAAAGGCACTCGGGAATGACAAACATCGTAAGGTAAATCCCCACCCTTGATTATTTTGGTTCAAGCGATATCGAACCGATGTCATGCAGCTTTCCTGCCCATGTTCGACAGCGACCGATTCTTCTAATTTGGCTTCAGCAACATTGGGATGATGGATAATACGTCCGTGCACTCAACCAGGTGCAACCAATTCCTCACAAGCTCGGAATTGTTGCTCAGAATCGTTTGTGAATGTCGGGAAAGCCTACGTCCTTCGACCCTTCGACTTCGCTCAGGACAGGCGCGCAGTTCTGGGCGGGCTCCATTATGTGGCCAAAGCTGAAATGCGACATTGGGATCATATATGAGCGCAGATTCTGCGCCTCGGGACGAACGGGTTGGGTTGGATTGATGAGTGTAAGGTACACCCTCACCCTATCCCTCTCCCCTCCTGCTGAGGGAGAGGGAAATTAAAGTAAGGTATCGCGGCTGGAAGCCGCTCCTACGGACATGATGCAAGATAAGCATGAGATTGCCGCGATTGGCTTTGCAACCTCGCAATGACAAATAATATGCCCTTCGTCTGCACGATATGTGCGCACGGGCGTACGGCCTTAACCGGTTCATACTTCGACCCTTCGTCCTTCGACAGGCTCAGGATGAACGGAGCTCAGGACAGGCGTGCAGATTAGCGTTATCCTGTCTTCAGTGTTTGGCGAAATGTAAGAAGTGACAGAAGAATCGGATATAAGCGCAGTTTCTGCGCCTCAGCACGAGCGGGTTATAAAGAAAAATCCTCCCTAACCCTCCTTTTTCTAAGGAGGGGATTTTATATGCGGACGGGATTTGTGATAATATTAGGGGCGAGCGGTAAAAGACTCTACATATCAGAGAGGTGATATATGGCAAGAACAGCGTTCGCATTGCTAGCGGTAATCGTATCGGCCGTATTCTCCTCCGCGTCCTTCGCCCAGCAGGATGCGGGGAGCCCGTACAGCTTCCTTTTCGTCCAGACGGCGACGTCCATGTCGTACAAGGACGGGAAGATGACTCTGAAGAACGTCTCGCCGTCGATGGTGTTCTTCGCCGACAGGCCGGAGAGGATAGCCGGGCATTTCCCGACTACACATTTCCTCAAGATGTGGGACGTGGGGAAGGACAGCTTCAAGAACGACCCGCCCAACGCCAACGTATCCATAATCGGCGACAAGGAAGGCGCTAAGGACACGGACGTAGTCGTCGAGCTCATGAACCCGATGTTGAGCAAGGAAGGGGACCTCACATACGACGTGAAGGTGCTAGACGGGACCATGCCTGCCGAGGGCGGGCTCACGTCGCTCTTCATAGACTGGTGGGTCGCGCCCGACGGGGCGATATGCCACTACAACTGGTACACGGGATACAGGGTGTGCCGGTTCCCCGGGCCATACTACTGGGGACCTTATCCGAGGCCCTACTGGTGGTATTGAGAAGGGACTGCTCCAACAAGGTTACGCGCTATCCGGACGCTTGAACGGTCGCGGAGAGAACGGCACCCCAATTTCGATGATGTCCGGAAAGAATCGATCTTCTTGATTGAACGGATAATAATGTAAACCCCCACCCACACCATTTTGGTTCAGGCGTGGTTGAGCCGTAATTCAGCTCCTTTCTTGCCTTTGTTGCAAGAGCGACCTACTGCTCGCTTGCTCGCAGCAGTCCCCCTTTAAAAAGGGGGAGGGAATTAAAGGAAAGGGAGGGAATGAAAGGTATCGCGGCTGGAAGCCGCTCCTACAGATAAGATGCAAGATACATGATGCAGGATAAGAGATGAGATCCTGAAACGATCCTGAAATGATCCCGGATCGTGGTCCGGGACGTGGTTCAGGACATGGTTCATGATGACAATGATATTTGATTCCCGTTTTTAAACTTTCGTTAATGTCAAAACATTAAATCCTCCCTAGCCCTCCTTTTCCAAAGGAGGGAATTGAAAGCAAGGATGAGATTGCTTCGCTACGCTCGCAAAGACAGGTGTTTTAAATCACCTCTTCGATTTGGATTTCTTTTTGAGGAAGAGGGAGAGGTTGTCGTCGACGAACTCGTCGAAAGTGCGGGGCTGCTTCTCCGTAATTTCGTAGAAGGTGTCGGTGACGACGTCGCAGAGGCCCTCGCTCACGAGCTTGTATAGCTCGGTCACGGCTTCGGCCATGGTTTCGGGCACGCCCGATTCAATCATTTCTTTCCTGAATTCTCTGGGCTTCACGTCCACGTATGCGATCTTCTTGCCGACGGCGTTGGACAGGACTTCGGCTGCGTCTTCACAGCTCAGGGATTCGGGGCCTGTCACGGTCAGTATATTGTTCTTATGCCCGTTCTCGGTCAGCAGCCTTGCTATCAGCCTGCCTATATCCCTTACGTCCACCCATCCGCACCGCGCGTCTCCGAACGGCAGCCTGAATTGCTTCTGCTCCTTTATCTGCTCCGCGTAGAGGTTCGTGAAATTCTGCATGAATATGTCGGGACGGACTATGGAGTGCCGGATGCCCGACTGCTCGAGGTACTTTTCCGCTTCGCCGTGCCATCTGAGAAGGCGGGAAGAGGAGTCCGGGTCCGCGCCTATTGCGGAATACTTTACGAGGTACCTCACGCCCGCTTCCCTAGCGGCGTCGATGAAGTTCCTCTCGAGCCTGAACTGGTCTTTGGTATTGGGCGGAAGGAGGAACGCATGTTCTATTCCTTCCATAGCTCTCTTGAGAGAATCGGGTTTCCCGAAATCCCCTTTGATGAGCTCGACTTTGGAGGACTTGAGACCCGTAACTTTATCAGGGTCTCTGACAAGCGCGCTGAACCTGTATCCCCATTTCGTCAAACGCCTGGCGACTCTACGGCCGGTTGTGCCCGTAGCGCCGGTCAGCAATATCATATTGTTCACCCCAACTACTTCTCGGCTATGGCACTAGTGTATCAGATAAATCACACGGTTGGGAAGGGGGCAGAAAAAATGAACTCCGGGCGCGAGCTGAATGAGGCATGATAAAAAAACACCCCGTCCCCCCCTTTCTGGCGGTAAAGGGGAACGGAGTGCTGTAAAAAAATCGTTGTAAGGCGGTTTTTATTTCTTCTTATTCTCTCCCTGCTTCCGGCGTACGGAAGGGGCTACATCAGGAACGAGTAATCGCCTTGACTCGCGCGATCTGTAATCTGGATGTGATGGAATTGGAAAAGGGAAATAACAACAAGTGTGTATATATTACCGGTTTCGAATATCCTCCTCCGCGATTCTTGCCGTGATAAGCGATCCTTCTCTTTATCGCTATCTATCGGATCTCTTATTCGTTCCTATCTAATCGCTATCCTTACCTCCGGTTGTTAGATTACGTGCATTCGCATATATTTAATGAACACTCCGCGTCATGCAGCTCGCGCCCGATCATTAAAACCTAATGCCATGCTATCATTGCCTAATTCTGTAATTCACAGGCCGGAAAGCCCGTTCCGGTAACGCAGGTAAGACAAGCATTATTTTTAACGGAATTCGCCTCCGTGTCAATAGATTGCATCACAAATACAGAAAGTAATTAATCTGATTTGATTAACGAATATTACGGCATGTTAAAACTGAAAAACCCATAACTAGCTGTACGCGCGCATAATTTTGCGTATATAACGGGCTCTCCGCCCGGGATGGTGCCGCTTGCCCTTCGATCATTCGGGCAGGCCTGAAGCGGGATCAAGTATGAGCTTGTCCTCCCGACGTTTCGAGAAATCGAACAAATCGAGAAGCGAGTTCGCGCGGTTATCGAAAGAAATTTCCGTAAGGCGCCTGCCCTTGAGCCAGTTGTCCTCGATGAAGCGAGTGATGGTCGACAAGCTTCCGGCTTCCCGGCTACGGCTCGGGCCTTCGCCGAGACGAGCGTGAAGACTACACCGTACAGTCCGGCTTCGCCCTTCGGGCTTCGACGGACAGGGCGCGAATGGGTTTTCTTTAATGAATGAAATGTGACACCCCCATCCTCACCTTCCCCCTTTTTAGGGGGAAGGAATTATAAGGAAGGGCGAACGGGTGGGGTTTGCTGCTAGTTTAGTAGAGTAGGTGCGGGAGATCGGATATGAGAAAGGATTCTGCGCTGTTAAAGCGGGTTCTAGGATACGAGGCTTAAGGTCACGTCGGCTTCGTTAAGTTTTTATAGATTCGGCATGAGTTGATATAAAGCATATATAAAATATGAAGGCTAAGCGACTGTCCCGCATATATATAATAGTTAATATAAATTATTAAAGGTTCAGCTTGAACAGTTTCCAATTTACTTTAAGGCATACACCGCAGGCGGTGAGGATTCACTTTAAGTTTGTTGAAGGAAATGACGAGGAGATGTTCATGCGATAGACATAATGGATTAATACCCGTTCAACCCTTCGATCCCTTTGCGGCTCAGAGCCTTCGGGCGACGTGACGCAATCAGCACGAACTGGTTTATCACCCCCATCCTGCCCTGATTGGATTTATGCAGCACTGAGCATGAAGTTGATTGGCTACATCAGATCCGTTGTAGGTTCGACCGGTTCTTACGCACTCTCAGAACCGTCCCTCCAGGGGGAAGGAATTATTATAAGAAAGGGCGAACGGGTTTTCTTGGATAGATGGATGAAAGATGACACCCCCACCCTGAATTGATCCCGTATCAAGTACGGGACATGGTTAAGCATGACTGATTTTTTTTAAGGTACACCCCCACCCGAACCCTCCCCCTTGGGAAGGGGGAGGGAAATACTAATATACAAGCGCAGGTTCTGCGCGTCAGGTGTTTATGAGACGGTATAATGTATTAGTAGCCGTAATCGCAAACCGGGAGGGGGGATAATACAATGAAAGTAGCTGGAGAGATGCGAATAGACGGATGGCTTAGGGTCACGCTGTTGCTCGTCATGCTATTCTTCGCCGCGGCGGGATCCATCGGGGGGTGCAGCGGCGGCGGGACAGGTGGACTACCGGGCGGCGGAGGGGACGGGGGAGGAGCCGGGATAGACATAGAGCCGGGGGGGACGCTCGCTGACGAGCCCGAGACATATTTCTACGTCGAGGGCGGTACGGACAGGCAGACGCTCGACCTATACCGCATTCAGGACATATCTTCGCCGAGGCCGGCTTTGGTATGGTTCCACGGCGGGGGATGGGTTATAAATTCGAAGGAGAACATAGAGGGGATAGCGTTCGACATCGCCGAGGCCGGGGGTTTTCACCTGGTGTCGGTCGGGTACAGGCTCGCGGGGCAGGGGGCTGAGGACTGGCCGGGGATAGTGCGCGAGGTGAAATCCGCTGTCAGGTGGCTGAAACTGAATGCGGAAGAGCTCGGGATCGATCCCGACGCAATTATAGTTACGGGGGAATCGGCCGGGGCGCATCTGGCGGCTATGGTCGCGCTGTCTGCGGGCGTCGGGAACCTCGAAGGTACTGTGAACCCCGGGGCATCGAGCGATGCCGCCGCCGCTGTGTTGTTTTACGGCCCATACGATTTCAACACGATAGTGGACGAGGCGCTGGAAGTGCTGCTCACGGGACAGTGCGGGGTGGAGCTGA
Coding sequences:
- a CDS encoding MIP family channel protein → MKESVRLYFTEGLGTFFLVFAATGAIIVNGLYEGEITHAGVAAVWGLTVMSVIYAVGDVSGAHINPAVTLGFWIARRFPGERVAPYILSQCAGAIAASFVLSLLFGRDTNLGATVPEGPEMQSFALEILLTFFLMFVILSVAAGSKEKGIMAGIAIGAVVGLEAMFAGPVSGASMNPARSLGPALVSFHLSHLWIYLTAPLIGAALAVPAFGVVYGRASGGE
- a CDS encoding alpha/beta hydrolase, whose product is MKVAGEMRIDGWLRVTLLLVMLFFAAAGSIGGCSGGGTGGLPGGGGDGGGAGIDIEPGGTLADEPETYFYVEGGTDRQTLDLYRIQDISSPRPALVWFHGGGWVINSKENIEGIAFDIAEAGGFHLVSVGYRLAGQGAEDWPGIVREVKSAVRWLKLNAEELGIDPDAIIVTGESAGAHLAAMVALSAGVGNLEGTVNPGASSDAAAAVLFYGPYDFNTIVDEALEVLLTGQCGVELNPLPIWALLECPVPGDIQDPLSGCQQSDLDEASPVTHVDAGDPPVFIAAGTDDCFVPWMQALDLEDALDAAGVTNEVSITEGGEHDADSLDVTPAQVIEFLSGGE
- a CDS encoding arsenate reductase ArsC — its product is MIRQKVLFVCVHNSARSQMAEELLRKIAGDRFEVESAGLEPGKLNTYAVAALKEEGIDISGKETVSAFDLLKQGRYYTYVVTVCDEASAETCPIFPGCRERLHWSFPDPSKFTGTDEEIMERVREVRDRIKDKIAEWVADVGRENKRKGLKAV
- a CDS encoding metalloregulator ArsR/SmtB family transcription factor → MKLKRQRKSVERLADMISAMGNEHRLMIMRLLLQSHPEGMVVGDIQSELGIPGSTLSHHLEKLKIAGLASVRRESQFLRYRAEAQALGEILAFLFSECCARSSLIEAESFISFCRKESKS
- a CDS encoding SDR family oxidoreductase; translated protein: MILLTGATGTTGRRVARRLTKWGYRFSALVRDPDKVTGLKSSKVELIKGDFGKPDSLKRAMEGIEHAFLLPPNTKDQFRLERNFIDAAREAGVRYLVKYSAIGADPDSSSRLLRWHGEAEKYLEQSGIRHSIVRPDIFMQNFTNLYAEQIKEQKQFRLPFGDARCGWVDVRDIGRLIARLLTENGHKNNILTVTGPESLSCEDAAEVLSNAVGKKIAYVDVKPREFRKEMIESGVPETMAEAVTELYKLVSEGLCDVVTDTFYEITEKQPRTFDEFVDDNLSLFLKKKSKSKR
- a CDS encoding MFS transporter yields the protein MTNLLSAVKLLRRGGAIVVTGSRRSGFIRILPLYIVIFVGFFGYSLMITIFTPLILDNSGGILDSLPFKVDRSVVLGVLLMLYPLGQFLGSPVLGAMSDRFGRRPILLISLVVIALCYALFAFSLQMSNLPAVMIISIIMGLADADIVTAQSAIADVSTQENRSRLFGYIYLSASSAYVAGPLFGGKLADPSILPWFDYATPYWAVFFLLILTVSLTFFVFRETRVPGEGAKTGYFEAFTNMLTIFSPGRIRIIYLVNFLIYFSIFGFFRSYPMYLVDRYHMDVGRVSDFIAWVAVPIVFANLWLTGYLAKRFQPRRITIYSTLLFGVLTFAIILPSREGALWVTLFLPGLALAVALPACASMLSLMVSADEQGGVLGNNQSLQVGAEALSGFAAGLLAAIVIEMPLMALAGVAVFAAVLLAVEGRKREG